The Silene latifolia isolate original U9 population chromosome Y, ASM4854445v1, whole genome shotgun sequence sequence CAGTATCGCTTtggtctctctctctctctctctctctctctctctctctcgtggTCCTTCGCATACGTCCGTACACGTGTAACACTAGCTCTCTTATAATTGTATTTCACTTCTTTGAGTCTCTTTGACTCTcgattgttacattcactccccctaaaagagaacttcgccccgaagttcaccactagccTTACACGACACTTTCCGGGTAACCCACTACTATGCCGGACTATTGTGCTCACAAAAGATCCCGACTCACTTGGCTATATCTGCATGTCATTCATGACAACTATGGCTATATCTACACAGTGGTATTTATATATCTATCTGATTAATATATGTCTAGACACTAAATGACTAGGCCCAAAATACCCTTTATACTCATCATATCATTCACATATCGTATCAACTTCGCCATCGTTTTGTACTAATATTCCCGTTTACCACCGTCATTATATTATTCATGCGCTTAACACTTGCCATGTAACATGTATTTGTCATTATTGTTTAACTTATCCACTACTATCACAGAGGGCATACATGTCGTATATTGTCATCATATACTCTATGCTATCACACAAGCACTTGTAAACTTGATTACACTTGCACACTACGCAAATAAGCAATaaaatcaaatgtaaacaattcatgaACGTCTACCATATAAAGTTCCTATGGTCGCTCCACTATTAGGAAGTCAGTGTATGGTCGATCGCTTTCTTAGCTTAGATTtaggttacttgtcgttaggagcacctagaccaaaacaatatttataacttcacaaacaactctactactagtaaagaggtaagtaaaggtcggatcccaagggacgggtattgatgtagggtgtcacaatttgggttgagataagaagatcactaaactaaataacaataaaagtaaacaagcaagattactaaaatgagatgtaaacaattcgttaaaagcactagggtgttatgggttcataggggattcatgggaattgatcatacaaacatattctcaaattataagcaagcaattattattgtgataggatcgagttagtttatatcttacaatcctaggatggtttgggtcccggagccgaatcgattagattgtacaacacctacaagtcgacttaatcctctctactcaactatatgcatggtctaattagactcgagttggtttatgtcttacaagccttaatgaaaaggtaagtgatgggtaaaaaatgcaaggattcataggttcgcatttcatcaaacataacatgtgcataagttgagatcacaagaaggacgcaaataaattatgaaaacatattaaattaagcatgaatcatcccccatgttggtttctcctaattccccattaaccctagttaaggaaactactcacttattatcaagtttaacatgttaacaaggttgccaatcatattaacaaagcaaaacatgataaataaatgaaaatgattaacaataattaaaaagggattaagagaattatacctaatgatgattccaaaacaataatgcaaagaataatagaagtacttgatgattgatggaaggttgtcaatctcccaataaacccaaataatcttcaattacccaaaataaaagatgaacaatagagaaattaaggaaattagatttgtattaatacttgattagaagttgattacaagattaaagagagattagaataatataaactacactaaagattgataagatgaACATGaaaatctaattagactaatggggtatttatagtggggattaggtgcacaaattagggttactatgGGCTTAAATggcgattaagtccttgaggaatcgctcctctcaagaaaagatgcgggtcttctttgagctagtctttcaaaaatatgcgaaTCTCGAATGAAGAAAGAAGGGGGCGTGTTtctctggaggacaatccgagcgtccaagggtcgggacgggcggattggggagcttCTAGACGAGCAGCCTGGcggcttggacgagcgtcctggggagcttctggacgggcgtcccgaggggTGAGACAAGCGGATCTTAGCtcagcttccatttcttcttttcttcttttcttctttcaacaatcctccgggattttgtcggggatgcaatgatctttttcatcattgcccatctaatACATTATGTACAAATGCCTTcttgtcttgtcttctctttgatgtttggtcattagattagatcaatttagctctattttgccatgaaaatgcaaggtttgcactcctctcctaccaaggaaacaaaacctcaaagaatatgcaaaacaaaggactaaagatatgacccaattatgcactaaaaagcataggaacgaggctaattcggggactaaatatgctcaaatattgatcacatcaataTAGTCCCAAAAGTGAAGGTCATACACCTCGTACTTGGTCGAAAGCTCGTAGGAATGGTCAATTTCCCACTACTTGGTCGAATATggtgccactcggccgagtaaaagTCACTCGGTCGAATTATGGGTGACACTCGGCCAAGTaaaagtcactcggtcgagtatctgtacctactcggtcgagtacgaaaTATGAAGGGGTTTCCAGATTATGTCCATAGTCCAGTCGGTCGAGTGAGgagggtcactcggtcgagtagaccaCTCAGTCGAGTGTAGGTGAGCACTCGAACGAGTGCCACTGGGTAGTCTAGATTTCGGCCAATAATGGCCTATAAGCTTACCTATTGTCACGCATGCATGCAAATGAATCCCAACGGTGATCACTACACCACCCGATCATACACTCTACTAGTTTCGGCCTTATGGCCGGACTTACAACACAAGGAAATAAATTGTTCAAGGTTCAAATGATAAAGAATAAAATGTCTCATGGAGTCCCAAGTCACAAAGTCACCAATACTCTGAGGGCTTCCTCTTCTTGCCGATGCCCGACACCCATTTCGCCCATCCGGACCGGTTTTCCCCGCTTTACCTCCACTTCCCTCTTACTCTTCTTCCTTGTCGCACTCTTCTTCCTCTCCTCTATGTATCGCCTCCTCCCAAACGCTATCATGGTCTATGCCTTCCGTCGGCGTAGATGTTTCCGCTTCGCTTCCACCCCCTTAGTAGACATTGCCAAAGTAGATCCCGGCATCACCCATCCATGGGTCACGAAAGTGTCCCACACCAAAAGGGGTGTTGCTAGCCCAATCCGATGGTTAGATACTATAAGCTTTAAAGGCTCCGGTGGTGTCTCCGTCTCCGACCCAAAAGCTAGGACGATGGGCGGGTCGTACTCCTTGGTAATAGGCCGCCTCGTGAATGTCTCTCAACACAGGGTCGGTGTTCACTCGATGGATGAGGTATGACATGGGGTACTTGGAGTCAAAGGTGTGTTGGGCTTGGCCAAAGTTCACGGCATAAGGTGGAGGCATCATCGATGTAGGTATAGGATTAGGAAAAGAGGTAGGAGCTTGTTCGATGGGGGCACGAGGTGAAGAAGGTAGTGGAGAGGTCTCTCGTTCCATGGTCGCATCATCAATGTCAAAAGTGAGGCTAATCAGGAATGGTATAGCGTTGGGCTTGAGGGCAAGGTGATCCCTCTCTCCCTCTCTAAGTGGGAAGTCGGGAGCAGTCTTCCATCGGCGGGGAGTTTCTTATGCCAATGCTCATCTGCCCTCTAAGAATAGGTACCCTTCTCCGCCCCATCTACAATCCACGACTTACCCTTCAACTATGCAAGATCGAAGTACACGACTCCCCTATACATAGGCACGTCCACCGTCACTGGCTCATAATCAAGAAAATTATTAGCTAACCGAGTCAGCAAGGCCCCACAATCTAAGGAGCACTTGTCCGACTCAGTCATCCTCTCAAGGGCAAGGCACACCATAGATATGGCATTAAAGTATAAACTCTCTTCATGGCGGGAGTTAAGGTAAGAACTCGAGATCAACACCTCCGTGGAGTTGAGCTTGCTCGGGTCTCTCCGCCCATAAAGAAGGTTGGTCAAGGAGCGTAAGAAGATTTTGAGGATGAGGTGCTTGACATCACTTGTTTTCATGTTACTCAAACCGGTCTTTCCCTTACTCGTATAGAGGTGAAAATACGAAGCTTTCATGTCCTTCTTAATCTTGTCATGGTGACCCTTGACTCGCTTACCCACTCCCAATTAGTTGGCAAAGGCGTCACTAGCTAGGTTGAAGGTGGTGTTTTTGAGCCTAAAGCTCACGGCTTGGGTATCCTTATCATAGGTGAAAGAGCTTAAAAACTCGAGAGTGAGGTTATGGTTGCTTATTTCCTCTAGGTTGTACAATCCCTCCAACCCAAGGACCGAAAAGATGTCATGTATCTCCCTCTCTATTCCCAAGGCCTCCAAAGTACTCACCGACATACACTTCattgctgtaacacccccatataccaaggagccttagcaagaccttccctagcagataagggcgttaccatctcggttgcccgaggacaggaataatcaaatgccgataaaagaacatttatatgaAATTACAAGTGATTTGAATCAGGGTGCTTTTGTCCATGGAAGGAGCATccttgaaaatattttgatttgccAGGACTTGGTAAGGCTATACAATAGGGGTCATGGTTCTCCTAGGTGTATGTTCAAATTAGAACTCCAGAAAGCCTATGATTCCATTGAGTGGGATTTTATTGATGAGATTATGGGTGCTCTGAACTTTCCTGAAAGATTTAGGAGACTGGTGATGACTTGTGTAACAACTACATCCTTCCCTCTGAATCTAAATGGTTCAATGTTTGGCTACTTCTCTGGTAAAAGAGGTTTAATGCAAGGGATCCCATCTCCCCCTTTCTTTTTACTATCTGTATGGAGTACATATCTAGGGTATTGGATTATGCAACTTCTAAGTGGTTTTTTAGGTACCATCCCCTGTGTGAAGCACTGAGGTTAACCCATTTGctttttgctgatgatttgttATTCGTTTATAAGGGGGATGTCTAATCTATCATGCTCTTATTAAGAGCTTTCTATACTTTTTCTGCTACTTCTGGCTTCAAGGTCAATCCTTCTAAATCTAAAGTTGTTTTTTTGTGGAGTGGATGAAACTGTTCGAGCTGATATACTACAGATTTCGGGCTTTAGAGAACGACATTTCCCATTTAAGTATTTGGGTATCCCTATCCAGCCAGGGAGGCTGTCCAAGCAGGACTGTGCTATTCTGGTGGGGAGGATTGAAGCCAGAGTAAGGAGTATTGGGGCTAAGAGATTGAGCTATGCAGGGAGACTCACTCTAGTAAATTCTGTATTGAATACTCTACACAGCTACTGAGGGTCATCTTCCTGATTCCAAAATCAGTTATTAAAAGAATTGAAGCAGTGTGTAGGAATTTCTTTTGGGATGGTGGTACAGAATATAATAGGCCACCTCTAGTAGCCTGGCATACTATTTGTTCCAGCAAGCAGGACGGGGGATTAGATGTTAAAAATGCTGAATATTGGAATGCAGCAAGTGTAGGCAAGTTAGTGAATTGGATCTATACTAAGGCTGATAGACTCTGGGTGCTCTGGGTGGACCATGTCTACTTGAAGGGCCAAGGGTGGCATACTTAAGAATCTCCTCCTGATTCCAATTGGAACTGGAGGAACATAAGCATGATTAGGAAGTTACTGGTTGTGGGGTATGTAGGAGATCAGTGGACATATAATGCTAAAGGATATAGTGTGAAGTCTGGCGACCATCTGTTGCAGGGACAGCACCTACATGTACAGTGGTATAAGGAGGTTTGGGATAGCTGGTATTTGCCCAAACACTCGATAGTAGGTTGCTTGATCAAGCATGAAGCTCTGAACCTTAGAGACAAACTGCAGAGACTTAATATCTGTGATAGTTACCTGTGTGTTATTTGTGAGAATGGGATTGAAACTCACCAGCATCTATTTGCTCAGTGTTATTATTGCAGATGTGTGGTGCCGTTATTGGAAGCCTGGTTGCAGAATACTCTGGATGGGAATGCACAGGGTAGGTCTCAGTTACAGAAGGAAATTTACAGACTGGTACAGATTACTGTTTGGTACTATCTGTGGATGGAAAGGAACTGTTGTAGACTTGAGATGTATGTGAGAAGTCCTAATGCAAGATATAAAAAGTTTCATCCGTACTCGAGTTAGGATGCTGCTGCAGATGCCTATTTGTAATGGCAATTGGAGTTGGTTGAGTTTCCTTGATATTGTAAGAACAACTGGATATGTAGGAAAAACTCTTGATCAGAGGCATGTCCTGGCACTATGTATTTTGATCTTGATTAATATTAAAAGCTTACATttgacccaaaaaaaaaaattacatgtgatttaaaccaaacaaatgatacaaaagatacaactcgtgattaCTATAAAGTAGGTGAAACTATCTCTACCAAGACTCGTGGTAGACttgtccctccaagcacccagctaagtcCCATAtaccaacctgctaagactgactgcttaccatagtggatcacggcagacacaacataaGAAGACAACACAAAAATACCACACAAGGTCACTAACTGAGGTAACAAGTACAAAAGCAGACACAAGGAAATACAACAACTCACATACAACACCACCTCCAACCGACTACacatctctgactgcccgaaggtccagtcctgccagtgggggaccgcagccgttcccacctaagccccgctcatctgatccgagcgataacccatgttccttaatgtgcacatctcctctgtggcgggttccacactGGGCGAatgaagggcgtgaagccactcccacaagtgacacCACTCAGCCAAGGATGTACCTCcaaaaccacagacaaacaatcacaataaccAATCACAACAAATCCACAGCACCAACCACAATACCAAAACCAACTACACAATACAAACGACACGCTAGACAACAAATAGtattgagtaggaaaacctaccttgataccatcgtagagtaccaaaaataaatttatatttccgaactactactatagctagtggcagtcagggtcgaaccacagagaggcgatgcaattattagttgtccgattttagtcttaaagtaacaaatgagtgggggtttgttttgagtgatctatagctaaaggcaacaaagctaagacaaataaacgagctaataaaagaagtaaatgaaATCGAATAttaaaagggtactaagatgatcggttcactatagttttgcGGGCAAAgacactaggtaggtctaaaatactcacgtgagacgggaaaaataagaagtcctctcggtccattcttaacaggtagcatctttcgatctcgctacaggtccctaatatcactaatgctaactttcgtcctgaaaagtgattgtAAAGtccaaattaacttatctctcgatcttgttaatttagtcgtcttaattaggtagtctatttccctcccctatctttcgatctttattgggttggtcaattcctaggcattcaactagtcgcgtgcactcgattcgtcaaatatagcaattaaattagttAAAACGAAGTAACACTCacggagccggtcgatcgaccaggtaggccggtcgatcgaccatggcgcgatctaggtcttcctaattctaatgccgcctaccctagagatcccctacatcctagcacagggtatttagctactcatactagaaataatgacaacaataaaataaacaattaaagcattcgaattcatacttaaattaattaaatgaacaattaacataaaacgataattggctttgggaattctaacctaacaattctatactacgaacgaattaaagtagcgagtattaaacgaagaaacagaaaataccgtagggagaattgaagaggaaagatcaaaaccgaatgtaaaaagtaaactttattgacggaaaataatctaaactaatgactatcgaattgtatgttaagaacttgatgataaaactggATGATCCAAACTAAaacctaaagctacgttatataagaATACCACGtgattcttatttcctaaaacctaattaccatgggcttctaacttctagTTCTAtttattcacgtcagaattaacggtTCGGTCGATCGATcatgcagctcagtcgatcgactggaatacgctgaacagtagcttctgtaagtcgtgctctggtcgatcgaccataggcatcagtcgatcgaccactatagctggtagtccgcttctaaattcttcataaagttgtctttcaggcctcgaaatgcgcaccaagttcgcttcccgag is a genomic window containing:
- the LOC141628910 gene encoding uncharacterized protein LOC141628910, with translation MPIKEHLYEITSDLNQGAFVHGRSILENILICQDLVRLYNRGHGSPRCMFKLELQKAYDSIEWDFIDEIMGALNFPERFRRLVMTCVTTTSFPLNLNGSMFGYFSGKRGLMQGIPSPPFFLLSVWSTYLGSILLNLKLFFCGVDETVRADILQISGFRERHFPFKYLGIPIQPGRLSKQDCAILVGRIEARLLRVIFLIPKSVIKRIEAVCRNFFWDGGTEYNRPPLVAWHTICSSKQDGGLDVKNAEYWNAASVGKLVNWIYTKADRLWVLWVDHVYLKGQGWHT